The genomic interval actgcacagtactacttctcatgtatcatctgtatatacactgcacagtactacttctcatgtatcatctgtatatacactgcacagtactacttctcatgtatcatctgtatatacactgcacagtactacttctcatgtatgatctgtatatatacactgcacagtactacttctaatgcatcatctgtatatacactgcacagtactacttcccatgtatcatctgtatatatacactgcacagtactacttcccatgtatcatctgtatatacactgcacagaactaCTTCTCATGTAtcatctgtatatatacactgcacagtactacttctcatgtatcatctgtatatacactgcacagtactacttctcatgtatcatttgtatatacactgcacagtactacttctcatgtatcatctgtatatacactgcacagtactacttctcatgtatcatctgtatatacacagcacagtactacttcccatgtatcatctgtatatacactgcacagaactaCTTCTCATGTAtcatctgtatatatacactgcacagtactacttctcatgtatcatctgtatatatacactgcacagtactacttctcatgcatcatctgtatatacactgcacagtactacttctcatgtatcatttgtatatacactgcacagtactacttctcatgtatcatctgtatatacactgcacagtactacttctcatgtatcatctgtatatacactgcacagtactacttctcatgtatcatctgtatatacactgcacagtactacttctcatgcatcatctgtatatacactgcacagtactacttctcatgtatcatctgtatatacactgcacagtactacttctcatgtatcatctgtatatacactgcacagtactacttctcatgcatcatctgtatatatacactgcactgtactacttctcatgtatcatctgtatatacactgcacagtactacttctcatgtatcatctgtatatacactgcacagtactacttctcatgcatcatctgtatatatacactgcactgtactacttctcatgtatcatctgtatatacactgcacagtactacgtcccatgtatcatctgtatatatacactgcactgtactacttctcatgtatcatctgtatatacactgcacagtactacttctcatgtatcatctgtatacacactgcacagtactacttctcatgtatcatctgtatatacactgcacagtactacttctcaagtatcatctgtatatacactgcacagtactacttcccaTGTATCATctgtatacacactgcacagtactacttctcatgtatcatctgtatacacactgcacagtaccacttctcctgtcctgtatactgggtgtaattctcagtatctgtattattctgtatatatggacactgcacagtaccacttctcctgtcctgtatactgggtgtaattctcagtatctgtattattctgtatatatggacactgcacagtactacttctcctgtcctgtatactgggtgtaattctcagtatctgtgttatcctgtatatatggacactgcacagtaccacttctcctgtcctgtatactgggtgtaactctcagtatctgtattattctgtatatatagacactgcacagcaccacttctcctgtcctgtatactgggtgtaattctcagtatctgtattattctgtatatatagacactgcacagtaccactcctcctgtcctgtatactgggtgtaattctcagtatgtattattctgtatatatacactgcacagtaccacttctcctgtcctgtatactgggtgtaattctcagtatctgtattattctgtatatatatggacactgcacagtaccacttctcctgtcctgtatactgggtgtaattctcagtatctgtattattctgtatatatatatacactgcacagtaccacttctcctgtcctgtatactgggtgtaattctcagtatctgtattattctgtatatatagacactgcacagtaccacttctcctgtcctgtatacttggtgtaattctcagtatctgtattattctgtatatatggacactgcacagtaccacttctcctgccctgtatactgggtgtaattctcagtatctgtattattctgtatatatatacactgcacagtaccacttctcctgtcctgtatactgggtgtaattctcagtatctgtattattctgtatatatagacactgcacagtaccacttctcctgtcctgtatacttggtgtaattctcagtatctgtattattctgtatatatggacactgcacagtaccacttctcctgccctgtatactgggtgtaattctcagtatttgtattattctgtatatatatacactgcacagtaccacttctcctgtcctgtatactgggtgtaattctcagtatctgtattattctgtatatatatatatatatatatatatatatacactgcacagtaccacttctcctgccctgtatactgggtgtaattctcagtatctgtattattctgtatatatggacactgcacagtaccacttctcctgccctgtatactgggtgtaattctcagtatctgtattattctgtatatatacactgcacagtaccacttctcctgtcctgtatactgggtgtaattctcagtatctgtattattctgtatatatacactgcacagtaccacttctcctgtcctgtatactgggtgtaattctcagtatctgtattattctgtatatatatacactgcacagtaccacttctcctgtcctgtatactgggtgtaattctcagtatctgtattactctgtatatatggacactgcacagtaccacttctcctgtcctgtatactgggtgtaattctcagtatctgtattattctgtatatatggacactgcacagcaccacttctgtcctgtatactgggtgtaacccTCAATCTCTGCTCTTGACTCCCCTGTGCTTCTCGTTCTGTCCAGGCTCCAGTTTTCGGTGATGCGCAGGTGGAGTAGGTTTTGTCATAGGTGAAGATTTGCGCTCAGACTTTTCTCTGGTTATAATTAACCCTTCTAGATTTCGGTTTTTAATGTTATTTTGGGTTCAGGAGACAAATTTTAAGATAAATTGAAGTCAAGACGTCATCATGTTCTAAGAAGGTGAAGCCACTTCAgtcacatgatgggagttgtagtgctggtggttctcagcagacagtatcacacatgacaggattagatacacagctcagcagacagtatcacacatgacaggattagatacacagctcagcagacagtatcacacatgataggattagatacacagctcagcagacagtatcacacatgataggattagatacacggctcagcagacagtatcacacatgataggattagatacacggctcagcagacagtatcacacatgataggattagatacacggctcagcagacagtatcacacatgataggattacatacacagctcagcagacagtatcacacatgataggattacatacacagctcagcagacagtatcacacatgacaggattagatacacagctcagcagacagtatcacacatgataggattagatacacagctcagcagacagtatcacacatgataggattagatacagaggctcagcagacagtatcacacatgataggattagatacacggctcagcagacagtatcacacatgataggattagatacacggctcagcagacagtatcacacatgataggattagatacacggctcagcagacagtatcacacatgataggattacatacacagctcagcagacagtatcacacatgacaggattagatacacagctcagcagacagtatcacacatgataggattagatacacagctcagcagacagtatcacacatgataggattagatacacggctcagcagacagtatcacacatgataggattagatacacggctcagcagacagtatcacacatgataggattagatacacggctcagcagacagtatcacacatgataggattacatacacagctcagcagacagtatcacacatgataagattagatacacatctcagcagacagtatcacacataacaggcttagatacacagctcagcagacagtattacacatggcaggcttagatacatggctcagcagacagtaccacacatgataggattagatacacatctcagcagacagtatcacacatggcaggcttagatacacagctcgggagacagtatcacacataacaggcttagatacacagctcggcagacagtatcacacatgacaggcttagatacaggtatcAGGGTCTCCGTAGTTAGATCACGTGGCCTCCAGCACAGAGCTGAAGCTGCCAGTGAGGGAAAACAATCACATGACCCAGTCACATGACCCAGGGTCGTCTGCAGCTGGGCGGGGATGTGGAGCATGTGACaggccgcgtgacaggcgggcggcagcagcagccgggAGGAGGTGAGTGCTGTGCGGGGACGGTCCCGGGAGCTGTTGCCCCTCTTGTATGTGTGTTTCGGGCCCCCCTCCCTCTATTATTACCGCTGAGAACCATAACCTTGTCTATGGGAAACCATGGAAACCGACCCCGTTATACAGCAGCCATCTCCAACtgataaaactacaactcccagcatgtcctgacagccGGCATTCTGGGAGTTAGAGTTTTGTAGCAGTTGGAGGGTCACAGGTTGGAGATCAACGTTCTAGAATATGTCACCTTGACAACcgtcttaaaggggaactccacccaCCCCAATGTCTGCGGGTCAGTGATTATACCTCAGCGCGGCCCCCGGCGTCATCATCATCTACAATCTGTGTGAAGCTCCCCTTTAAATCACTGAGTATCTGCAGCGGGGGATGGAGACAGCAGATTGGGCTGTGAAAAGTAAAAGGGGCGAGTACTGCGGCTAAATTGGGCGAGTGAGATCCCCTGACCGATTGTCCTACAGCTGTGGGGAAACTACAACGCTCAGCCACAAGCTGCTGtggccatgctgggagtagtagttcccacacagactgTGTTTGCATGTAGCTCTCGCCTCCTCATCTTTGGGGTGCAGTTTTATTGGGGAACCTGTGATTATAAGTTTATTATAGTCGGAGGCCGGTCCTGGTGATTAACCCTGTAGTGTAGGGCGGGGGTGGGGTGCTGCCCGGTTCCCTCCCCGGTTCCTCACGATAACCCTCAACCGGCGTTAATTATTTTTGACGCAATGGCGGTAAATCTAATCCGTAAACCCGACCGCAAAGACCCGTCAGGAGGCCGGACGCTGCCGGACATAATGTAATAGGGGGAGGGGGCGTGAAGACTTTATAGACCCTGTTTCTGCTCCAGCCGTGTCGGTGTCATTTCTACCGTTTCGTGTACCCCTCCCCCTTCTCTTTAATCACGACGTCTCCTCGTTAGATGAAGTTCTGGCTCCGGCGCTGATTGCGGTTTATAATTACATATAATTGCCGGTGATTGCTCCTCGGGGCGGGGGAGGGGCTGGGAGGTCTCTGTACGGGGTGGGGGAGGGGCTGGGAGGTCTCTGTACGGGGCGGGGGAGGGGCTGGGAGGTCTCCGCTCCTCGTACACCTTGTTTTGTGTCTTGTATTGCAGGTGGTTTGTGTTCGGTCAGCAGGGGGCGCTGTCACGATGCCTCAGAGGATGTCCATGGAGCGCCAGCCGTATTCTGTGCCGCTCATCCAGCCGGATCTCCGCAGAGAAGAAACCATCCAGCAGATCACCGTCACCCTGCAGCACCTGCAATGTGTGTCCAATGACATCTTCAACAGGTACTGGCTGCAGGGGGGCTGCGTACCGGGGACGAGCAGTCACACGACCAACACCCCGAAACTTCCTGCTGGTGCCTCAAAGTGTTTGTCGTTTTCTATCGGTGTCTGTGGAATATGGCGGGCGGCCCCCCCCTGTATTAGTAGAGGTGATGGCGGGCGGACCCCCTGTATTAGTGGAGGTGATGGCGGGCGGGCGGCCCCCTCTGTATTAGTGGAGGTGATGGCGGGCGGACCCCCTGTATTAGTGGAGGTGATGGCGGGCGGGCGGCCCCCTCTGTATTAGTGGAGGTGATGGCGGGCGGCCCCCTCTGTATTAGTGGAGGTGACGGCGGGCGGgcggcccccccccctgtattagTAGAGGTGATGGCGGGCGGGCGGCCCCCTCTGTATTAGTGGAGGTGATGGCGGGCGGGCGGCCCCCCTGTATTAGTAGAGGTgacggcgggcgggcgggcggccccCCCTGTATTAGTGGAGGTGATGGCGGGCGGGCGGCCCCCCTGTATTAGTGGAGGTGATGGCGGGCGGCCCCCCTGTATTAGTGGAGGTGATGGCGGGCGGCCCCCCTGTATTAGTGGAGGTGATGGCGGGCGGGCGGCCCCCCCTGTTTTAGTGGAGGTGATGGCGGGCGGGCGGCCCCCCTGTATTAGTGGAGGTGATGGCGGGCGGGCGGCTCCCCCTGTATTAGTGGAGGTGATGGCGGGCGGGCGGCCCCCCCTGTATTAGTGGAGGTGATGGCGGGCGGCCCCCCCTGTATTAGTGGAGGTGATGGCGGGCGGCCCCCCCTGTATTAGTGGAGGTGATGGCGGGCGGGCGGCCCCCCCTGTTTTAGTGGAGGTGATGGCGGGCGGGCGGCCCCCCTGTATTAGTGGAGGTGATGGCGGGCGGGCGGCTCCCCCTGTATTAGTGGAGGTGATGGCGGGCGGGGCGGCTCCCCCTGTATTAGTGGAGGTGATGGCGGGCGGGCGGCCCCCCCTGTATTAGTGGAGGTGATGGCGGGCGGCCCCCCCTGTATTAGTGGAGGTGATGGCGGGCGGCCCCCCCTGTATTAGTGGAGGTGATGGCGGGCGGCCCCCCCTGTATTAGTGGAGGTGATGGCGGGCGGCCCCCCCTGTATTAGTGGAGGTGATGGCGGGCTGGCGGCCCCCCTGTATTAGTGCGGGTAAACATCTTGTATGTAGTTGGCATCCTCCACATGGGGGCACTATATCGGGGGGGCAGCTCCTCTCTCGGTGTTGGGCGCTGGCATCCTCCCTGTATTATTTCGGGTTGGCATCTTCCCAGTGTCCGGGAGGGCAGAAGTGAAAGAACATCAGTCAAACTGGCAGAGCAGCGGTTGTGGATGATTGGAGTAGTTGTCCGGATGAGGTTTAGTTGCTGCACTTCTCGCTCCTCTCTATATATTAATTCTCTTCCTGGATTGTAATTATTCTTAATGAGTAAAGCTAGCATTGTGGAGCGGCGGGGTGTATTAGCGGGGAGCCCAGGGGGGGGGTGTATTAGCGGGGAGCCCAGGGGGGGGGTGTATTAGCGGGGAGCCCAGGGGGGGGGTGTATTAGCGGGGagcccaggggggggggggtgtattagcGGGGAGCCCAGGGGGGGTGTGTATTAGCGGGGAGCCCCGGGGGGGGGTGTGTATTAGCGGGGAGCCCCGGGGGGGTGTGTATTAGCGGGGagccccgggggggggggggtgtattagcggggatcccggggggggggggggtcgctgtGTCGGCTTCTATTTCGTTGCACTTTCCTCGGGGCTTCATGCGCTGAACATTTACAAGACAGGACGAGGATGtgatatcgggggggggggggggggtgagaggaGACGCGGCTGGTCTCTGCGTCACACGTTCAGTCACGTTGCAAACCCTTTGCCtcgctgatcttgagttacatcatgtTTTCTCCAGTtagatccagagctgcatttacaatcctGATGGCTGTTCTCAGGCCTCATCTCACTTCTCAAAAGTAACTCTGCCGTTTCAATTCCTGCTAATATAATGTATAAATCTCCACATCTGGCGCTGGACTAAATCTCCTAGATTGAAATGTAGCAGAGTGCATGATGGGAGATCCGCTACAGGCGATCCGTCCGCTCCGTGACAACCGATTCCAGGACTGTTTTCTCCCATAATGcaccacacacggtatagacactGAAGCAGCAGAGAGCAAACCTAGTAGAATTgttaatgcagctttggatgtgactggagtataacctTCCCTTTTATCTCTGCGTTTAGGATCTTGCAGAGAGTGGAGACCAATCGGGCGCAGCTGAAGAACATCAACGATCGGGTCAACCTGGCGCACGCCAAGATCGAGAAAGTAAAAGGCAGCAAAAAGGCCATAAAGGTGAGTGCCGCCGCGTCTGCTGCCCATGATCACCCGTGATGCCCGCGAGCCTCACCCTCTCCCTTCTGCGGGTATCTATAAATCTCTGGATCTACATCTTCAGGTCTTCTCCAGTGCCAAATACCCGGCTCCAGAACGTCTCCAGGAATACACGTCCGTCTTCTCGGGGGCCGGCGACTCGTGGTCTGAGAAAAGGGCAAAACACAAGATCCAGAGCAAACACCGGGCGCTGGATGAGCACGCGCTGCAGGTACGCCCCTCCCCCGCTATACAACCGTCATGACGGCAACTCCACAATGTGACCCTCGGGTGTTCGtgagctgggacccccagtgtgaACCCCCCCTATAGCACTGGTTGGAGATGTGCGTAACTCAGAATCCTGGACGCAGCTTTATGtgtggatgtagcagagctgaatttgttttctttttgcactgtttgtttacctgcagtcctatgtaaaaccacggaTAACCCATCACTTTGTCGTTTGCCAAATTacgcactcggctctgctacatctgtgtttGCAATGGAAATGATCACTATTCTCCAAGTCAAACTGTCTTCTCCCTACAGGAGAAACTCAAGTATTACCCGGTCTATGCCAGCCCGAAGGGGCAAGAAGAGGAAGCGGCGGAGGAGGGGCTGGGCAGTCTGCCACGAAACATCAACTCCATCAGTTCTCTGCTCCTCTTCAACACAACCGAGAACCTGTAAGTGAGCGACGCGGGTGATCTCGGGGGAGGGGGTGCCGGTGCGGTATAACCCGAGGTTTGGACGGCTTTCGTTTTTTGCGTGAGATCCTGGGAACCCCCTCCCCCGAATAGACGGTAAAGTACAATCTACCTCCGGTCTGTAGGGATGTCCGCTTATCCCACAATGCATTGCAGCAGGCAGAGGGttctctgtacagacactgaaccagcagggggcagcTATGAGATACCAGGAAATTGGCAGAATCTTGAATGCAGCTTTGGCAGTGATAGGAGTATAAGATTTAAAGCATCGCTGCACCTCTAGGTAGATTGTACGTTCATGATCTGCAGATTTGAATAGGGGGCATACAAGGAGGGGTCTGTGGGAAGAGCGGGGTCCTCAGATGATTCTATTGTCCTCGTTTTGCAGATATAAGAAGTATGTGTTTTTGGATCCTCTGGCCGGTGTGGTGACTCGTACTAACCAGCCTCTAGAGGGCGACGACGAGGACCGACTGTTTGATGCCCCTCTGTCAATCTCCAAGAGGGAGCAGCTGGAGCGGCAGGTGAGGGGCCGGGGTCTGCAGCGCCTCCTGTAGGGGTCCCTGATACTGCGACTTCTGATTCTTCACCTTGTTCCTCTCCAGACTGCAGAGAATTACTTCTATGTCCCGGACCTCGGCCAAGTCCCTGAGATCGATGTTCCCTATTACCTGCCGGACCTTCCAGGAGTGGCCGATGACCTCATGTACAGCGCTGACCTTGGTCCTGGCATTGCCCCGTCTGCTCCTGGGGGTCCTATCCCAGACCTCCCCACCTTCAGCACCGAGGAGGTTACAGAACCCTCAAGGGCAGGTACTTAAAGGGGGCACCATAGATTGCGGCGGCGCTGATGATACCCATTCAttgtagggttgcacgatgcatcgaaacttcgatacggtttcaatGCCGTTATTTCACGTATTTCGACACTAAGCCGTGCGGCCGCAGTAACGTAACACATGACTGTACGAGAGCGGGACTGCGACTGTGTGAtacatgtgtaatacagccactgccccgctcctgagtcctcacaagtgcgcgcgcggtgggcatgatgtgatgcgac from Rhinoderma darwinii isolate aRhiDar2 chromosome 3, aRhiDar2.hap1, whole genome shotgun sequence carries:
- the WASHC1 gene encoding WASH complex subunit 1, with the protein product MPQRMSMERQPYSVPLIQPDLRREETIQQITVTLQHLQCVSNDIFNRILQRVETNRAQLKNINDRVNLAHAKIEKVKGSKKAIKVFSSAKYPAPERLQEYTSVFSGAGDSWSEKRAKHKIQSKHRALDEHALQEKLKYYPVYASPKGQEEEAAEEGLGSLPRNINSISSLLLFNTTENLYKKYVFLDPLAGVVTRTNQPLEGDDEDRLFDAPLSISKREQLERQTAENYFYVPDLGQVPEIDVPYYLPDLPGVADDLMYSADLGPGIAPSAPGGPIPDLPTFSTEEVTEPSRADAQDGRLLLPPPPPPPPPPPPPPPALPSISPPAPPQLPPPSTPPMPSRTDNDTAAIQGAPKEAVKPSDGRASLLESIRQAGGIGKANLRNVKEKKLEKKKMKEQEQVSATGGGGDLMSDLFNKLAMRRKGISGKGPTAGSGDSPAGAFARISDTIPPLPPPHVASGEADEDEWES